The Asticcacaulis excentricus CB 48 genome includes a window with the following:
- a CDS encoding YbaN family protein, which translates to MRVVLNLLGLFFVALGVIGIFVPVLPTTVFLIIAAVIFARFNPEWERRILAHPKFGPPVRAFRERGVIGPAAKIAAVGGMAVSSVIGFVTLRGVWAFVPAGVCLLCALYVLSRPSQ; encoded by the coding sequence ATGAGAGTGGTTCTGAACCTGCTTGGCCTGTTTTTCGTGGCGCTTGGCGTCATCGGCATCTTCGTGCCGGTTTTGCCGACGACGGTGTTTCTGATCATCGCCGCCGTGATCTTTGCCCGCTTCAATCCGGAATGGGAGCGGCGTATTTTGGCGCACCCAAAGTTCGGCCCACCCGTCCGCGCCTTCCGTGAGCGCGGTGTCATTGGTCCGGCGGCCAAGATCGCCGCGGTCGGCGGCATGGCCGTGTCGTCGGTAATCGGCTTCGTCACCCTGCGCGGTGTGTGGGCCTTTGTGCCCGCGGGGGTGTGCCTGCTGTGCGCCCTTTACGTGCTGTCCCGGCCGTCGCAATGA